One Panicum virgatum strain AP13 chromosome 9K, P.virgatum_v5, whole genome shotgun sequence genomic region harbors:
- the LOC120648907 gene encoding uncharacterized protein LOC120648907 — MGSAAAAAPIEISSDEEDEVMVPAAAAGKRKSPEGALDWAEKMLAEEDFGALGEGLVDSAAMQEFLDSLIDATGIVVGDKEGVVEDKNTVRDACVGSGDDDDCVILDGDPDKPVAVAKEEGPRRDAAEDELQIVAEKGELACRDFPHPRHLCAALPFSTSSHASHCTMCHCYVCDSPAPCTFWGKGTAHTDHCHATHKDAKWKKLRQSSKNKSQPLPKRRSTQNLSHSTATGLSLQSSVNVNSSTGRLSVSTILAQNQRVDPCIMSPRKMMKDIARIKKRNMMQGVSLLRASSPMPRATISSCRSKTAPSCSFCTLKC; from the exons atggggtcggcggcggcggcggcgcctatTGAGATCAGttccgacgaggaggacgaagtgatggtgcccgccgccgcagccggcaaGCGCAAGTCACCGGAAGGCGCCCTCGACTGGGCCGAGAAAATGCTGGCCGAAGAGGACTTCGGCGCACTTGGGGAGGGCTTGGTTGACTCGGCGGCCATGCAGGAGTTTCTGGATTCTCTGATAGACGCGACGGGCATTGTGGTGGGTGACAAGGAAGGTGTGGTGGAGGACAAGAACACCGTTCGTGATGCTTGTGTTGGTAGCGGTGACGATGACGATTGCGTCATCCTGGACGGCGACCCTGATAAGCCGGTTGCTGTTGCCAAGGAGGAGGGACCCCGGCGAGATGCCGCTGAGGATGAACTGCAGATAGTTGCGGAGAAAGGAGAG TTAGCATGCAGGGATTTCCCTCATCCACGCCATCTATGTGCTGCCTTGCCCTTCAGCACCAGTTCTCATGCAAGCCATTGCACTATG TGCCACTGTTATGTCTGTGATTCTCCTGCCCCCTGTACCTTCTGGGGCAAAGGCACAGCACATACTGATCATTGTCATGCCACGCATAAGGATGCTAAGTGGAAGAAACTTAGGCAATCATCCAAGAACAAAAGCCAGCCGCTGCCTAAACGAAGAAGTACTCAGAATTTATCTCACTCAACCGCAACAGGACTATCCTTACAGTCTTCTGTAAATGTGAACAGTTCTACTGGAAGATTGTCCGTTTCAACTATTCTGGCCCAAAATCAACGGGTGGATCCCTGCATTATGTCTCCACGGAAAATGATGAAGGATATTGCTCGAATAAAAAAACGGAATATGATGCAGGGTGTTAGCCTGCTGAGAGCATCATCTCCTATGCC